A single Pseudoalteromonas phenolica DNA region contains:
- a CDS encoding methyl-accepting chemotaxis protein: MKFKHKIIVISSLVLLLALAVLSIKQYFSLKSNLEKQVEQSVTEIIQGISNTVTAQMQGSANLASLTTDLVAQTGSLNEAAPLLAQQKLQQEFILIGYGEERTGKYVASDPSWNPGPTWDPRKRPWYQDAKDANKLIVTAPYADSVSKEILVSIGTPVKKSGQFHGAIFFDVSLAKLSNMINSFNLFDAGFAFMVSEDGTIISHPDSKLNGEKASKFLGNTQFRQKMQSIELNGKEHILVFQQVEGFDWLVGVALEKDKVFAAVDNLTSDSITFTILFVIIAVVLLSIVINILLKPLEDINDAMANIAKGNADLTVRLNTDSDPEFSELAENFNLFTARLQGIIEQIQSLGHEILADAKQTSNDANQSRQEISRQVNALGALVEATASMSDTEQRVANTAQEAASAIQNTDTAAQDGQKVVSETTSSIAQLSEQISDAVNVVNELEVSTSGIEQILSVINGIAEQTNLLALNAAIEAARAGESGRGFAVVADEVRTLAQRTQEATTEIKSMIDQLQAGAMSAVQVMKQSQQVVQTTVGKADETKHALDAIRDSIAHIVDLNMQIANMLHEQRQVVTDVNDNASEIRIISDTVLSQAANVDQTMQSQFDKIAHQEDMLEQFKV; encoded by the coding sequence GTGAAGTTTAAACACAAAATCATCGTCATATCCTCACTGGTCTTACTGCTTGCACTGGCTGTGCTTTCTATAAAACAATATTTCTCGCTGAAAAGTAACCTTGAAAAACAAGTTGAACAAAGCGTGACCGAAATTATTCAAGGGATCAGTAATACTGTCACAGCTCAAATGCAAGGCAGTGCAAATTTAGCCAGTTTAACGACTGATTTAGTCGCGCAAACAGGTAGCTTAAATGAAGCTGCACCGCTACTTGCTCAGCAAAAGCTACAACAAGAATTCATTCTCATAGGGTATGGTGAAGAGCGCACGGGCAAATATGTTGCCAGCGATCCAAGCTGGAATCCAGGCCCAACATGGGACCCAAGAAAGCGCCCTTGGTATCAAGATGCTAAGGACGCAAATAAACTCATTGTTACCGCACCTTACGCCGATTCTGTATCAAAAGAAATTCTCGTTTCAATTGGCACACCGGTTAAAAAGTCAGGTCAATTTCATGGTGCTATTTTCTTTGATGTTAGCTTGGCAAAGCTCAGTAACATGATTAACTCGTTCAATTTGTTTGACGCTGGTTTCGCCTTTATGGTGAGTGAAGACGGGACTATTATTTCTCACCCTGATAGCAAATTAAATGGTGAAAAAGCCTCAAAGTTCTTGGGCAACACACAATTTAGACAAAAAATGCAAAGCATAGAACTCAATGGTAAAGAGCACATACTAGTGTTTCAGCAAGTTGAAGGGTTTGACTGGCTGGTTGGTGTGGCACTTGAAAAAGATAAAGTATTTGCCGCGGTTGATAACTTAACCAGTGACTCAATCACTTTCACTATTTTGTTTGTCATTATTGCTGTTGTACTGCTTTCTATTGTGATTAATATTCTACTTAAGCCGCTCGAGGATATTAATGACGCCATGGCGAATATTGCAAAAGGCAATGCTGATTTAACTGTGCGCTTAAACACTGATAGCGACCCTGAATTTTCTGAATTGGCAGAAAACTTCAACTTATTCACTGCACGTCTTCAGGGGATCATTGAGCAAATTCAGAGCCTAGGTCATGAAATTCTTGCCGATGCGAAGCAAACGTCAAATGATGCAAACCAATCTCGACAAGAAATCTCGCGTCAGGTGAATGCGTTAGGTGCGTTAGTCGAAGCGACAGCCAGTATGTCAGATACTGAACAGCGTGTTGCCAACACTGCCCAAGAGGCAGCTTCTGCGATTCAAAATACTGATACTGCTGCACAAGACGGCCAAAAGGTTGTATCAGAGACCACCTCTTCAATCGCACAATTGTCAGAGCAAATAAGCGATGCTGTTAACGTCGTGAATGAGCTTGAAGTCTCAACAAGTGGTATCGAACAAATTCTGTCTGTGATCAATGGTATTGCCGAGCAAACTAACCTACTAGCGCTCAATGCAGCAATCGAAGCAGCCCGTGCCGGTGAATCAGGCCGAGGTTTTGCGGTGGTAGCTGACGAAGTAAGAACACTTGCGCAACGTACACAAGAGGCAACTACAGAAATTAAGTCAATGATTGACCAACTCCAAGCCGGTGCAATGAGCGCTGTACAAGTGATGAAGCAAAGTCAGCAAGTGGTACAAACGACGGTAGGTAAAGCCGATGAAACCAAACATGCCCTTGATGCGATACGAGACTCAATTGCACATATTGTTGATTTAAATATGCAAATCGCCAATATGCTGCACGAACAAAGGCAAGTAGTCACTGACGTAAATGACAATGCCTCTGAAATTCGTATTATCTCTGACACTGTGCTCTCTCAAGCTGCCAATGTGGACCAAACCATGCAGTCGCAGTTTGATAAAATTGCTCATCAGGAAGATATGCTTGAGCAATTTAAGGTATAG
- the rluA gene encoding bifunctional tRNA pseudouridine(32) synthase/23S rRNA pseudouridine(746) synthase RluA → MLLNYAPPLDPYLHILYQDDDMLVINKPSGLLTVPGKDPKHADCAIARVNRVFPTARIVHRLDMATSGVLCLAMHKEAHRFLSIQFQDRLTNKYYIARVHGKLAQPTGSVDLPLTCDWPNRPKQMVCHESGKPSLTHFEVLAHEAAATRVKLTPITGRSHQLRVHMLSLGHVILGDRLYAKDEALAAANRLQLHAEMLQIAHPRTEEMMTFTTPAPF, encoded by the coding sequence GTGCTACTTAACTATGCTCCCCCACTAGACCCATATTTACATATTCTGTATCAAGATGACGATATGTTGGTTATCAATAAGCCCAGTGGATTGTTAACAGTGCCCGGTAAAGACCCCAAGCATGCAGATTGTGCAATTGCTCGAGTAAACCGTGTTTTTCCTACTGCGCGAATAGTACATCGTTTAGACATGGCGACTTCTGGCGTGTTGTGTTTAGCTATGCACAAAGAAGCTCATCGTTTTTTAAGCATTCAATTTCAAGATAGATTAACCAATAAGTACTACATTGCCCGTGTGCATGGCAAATTAGCGCAGCCTACAGGCTCTGTTGATTTACCCTTAACCTGTGATTGGCCTAATAGACCGAAACAAATGGTGTGTCATGAAAGTGGCAAACCATCACTTACCCACTTTGAGGTGTTAGCGCATGAAGCGGCGGCAACTCGTGTAAAACTTACCCCTATCACGGGTCGCTCACACCAACTTCGCGTACATATGTTATCACTAGGTCATGTCATTTTAGGTGACAGGTTATATGCTAAAGATGAAGCATTAGCGGCAGCAAACCGTTTACAGCTGCATGCCGAGATGTTGCAAATTGCACACCCTCGCACTGAAGAGATGATGACTTTTACCACCCCTGCGCCTTTTTAA
- a CDS encoding M20 metallopeptidase family protein: MKKLTLSLALLLSANIHALDLDKSVQQSLPKLNQLYLHLHQNPELSYQEEQTGKRLAKELEQLGFDVTSNVGGFGVVGLYKNGNGPTVMIRADTDGLPIVEQTGKAYASKVKVLDKHNNQVGVMHGCAHDIHMTSMIGTAEQLMKHKDQWQGTLMMVAQPAEEVGGGAKAMIKEGLFKQFAKPDYVLGLHTSASLPAGQVAIAPGYALANVDSVDISVKGKGGHGAYPHTTIDPVVLASRIVLGLQTITSREISPLKPSVITVGSIHGGSKHNIISNEVKLQLTLRSYDPAVREQQIAAIKRLTAGIAQSAGLDESLYPEVLVHESESIPSTYNNPELATRMTKSIKQELGDSQVVKAEPVMAGEDFGLFGRTEENIPITIFWLGGVEPSSYQAAMQSGEPLPSLHSSKFAPDYELAVHTGVRAMTASAIDLFKQ, encoded by the coding sequence ATGAAAAAACTGACTCTCAGCTTAGCCTTATTACTCAGTGCTAATATTCACGCCCTAGATTTAGATAAATCGGTTCAACAAAGTTTACCTAAACTCAATCAGCTTTATTTACACCTGCACCAAAATCCAGAGTTGTCCTATCAAGAAGAGCAAACAGGTAAACGTTTAGCGAAAGAGCTAGAACAGCTTGGTTTTGATGTGACTAGCAATGTGGGTGGTTTTGGCGTAGTTGGCTTATATAAAAATGGCAATGGCCCAACTGTGATGATCCGCGCGGATACTGATGGGTTACCTATTGTTGAGCAGACAGGTAAAGCGTATGCGTCAAAAGTAAAGGTGTTAGATAAGCATAATAATCAGGTCGGTGTTATGCATGGCTGTGCTCACGATATTCACATGACCAGTATGATCGGTACTGCTGAGCAGCTGATGAAGCACAAAGACCAATGGCAAGGGACGCTGATGATGGTTGCTCAGCCTGCTGAAGAAGTCGGAGGTGGTGCCAAAGCCATGATCAAAGAGGGGTTATTTAAGCAGTTTGCAAAGCCTGACTATGTGTTGGGTTTACATACCAGTGCGTCACTTCCTGCAGGTCAAGTAGCAATCGCACCAGGCTATGCTCTAGCAAACGTGGATTCGGTGGATATTTCAGTCAAAGGCAAAGGCGGACATGGTGCTTACCCACATACCACTATCGACCCTGTGGTATTAGCGTCTCGCATTGTTTTAGGTCTGCAAACCATTACCAGCCGAGAAATTTCACCGCTTAAACCATCTGTTATCACAGTCGGTTCAATTCACGGTGGCTCAAAGCACAATATTATTTCAAATGAAGTGAAGTTGCAGTTAACGTTACGCTCTTATGATCCTGCGGTTCGCGAGCAACAAATTGCCGCAATTAAACGTTTAACCGCGGGCATTGCGCAAAGTGCCGGGTTAGATGAGTCGCTTTATCCAGAAGTGTTGGTGCATGAATCTGAGTCTATTCCATCAACTTATAATAACCCTGAACTTGCAACTCGTATGACAAAGAGCATTAAACAGGAGTTGGGCGACTCGCAGGTTGTCAAAGCTGAGCCTGTTATGGCGGGCGAAGACTTTGGTTTATTTGGCCGTACCGAAGAAAACATTCCCATCACCATTTTTTGGCTAGGTGGGGTTGAGCCAAGCAGCTATCAAGCTGCCATGCAAAGTGGTGAGCCTCTGCCTTCATTACATTCGAGCAAGTTTGCACCAGATTATGAATTGGCAGTACATACGGGTGTAAGAGCCATGACAGCGAGTGCTATTGACCTGTTTAAGCAGTAG
- a CDS encoding helix-turn-helix domain-containing protein produces the protein MVLKQLRVSRHLTQEQLAEMSGLNVRTIQRIESGHNASLESLKCLASVLEVNVDTLQQTRLDMKTQKELWQAAPLWVRLWFALNYLNLTPSKRATVRALFTCHISGYVFCVLGLISQPALAGGIIMLGVGYFFNFCLWLGNKYSIWSDAEHT, from the coding sequence ATGGTTTTAAAACAATTAAGAGTCAGTAGACATTTAACCCAAGAGCAGTTAGCCGAAATGTCAGGCCTCAATGTTCGTACAATTCAGCGAATTGAAAGCGGCCATAATGCCAGTTTGGAATCATTAAAATGCCTTGCCTCTGTTTTAGAAGTGAATGTAGATACATTGCAACAAACGAGGTTAGATATGAAAACACAAAAAGAGTTATGGCAGGCAGCGCCTTTATGGGTGAGATTATGGTTTGCTTTGAACTATCTCAATTTAACGCCGTCAAAACGTGCGACAGTTCGGGCGTTGTTTACTTGCCACATAAGTGGTTATGTATTCTGTGTACTAGGTCTGATCAGTCAGCCAGCATTGGCGGGCGGCATCATTATGTTGGGAGTCGGGTATTTCTTCAATTTTTGTTTATGGCTTGGCAATAAGTACAGTATCTGGAGTGATGCAGAGCACACTTAA
- the parC gene encoding DNA topoisomerase IV subunit A, producing the protein MTDPQTLSLQGIEQQTMGRFTEDAYLNYSMYVIMDRALPHIGDGLKPVQRRIVYAMSELGLSAAAKYKKSARTVGDVLGKYHPHGDSACYEAMVLMAQPFSYRYPLVDGQGNWGAADDPKSFAAMRYTEARLSKFSEVLLKELGQGTVDWTPNFDGTMNEPQVLPARLPHILLNGVTGIAVGMATDIPPHNVRELASACCTLLDKPKTTLEELLELVQAPDYPTDAEIITPKADIQKIYTTGKGSIKMRAVYTEEQGEVVITALPHQCSGAKVLEQIAAQMTAKKLPMVADLRDESDHENPTRIVIVPRSNRVKVEPLMAHLFATTDLEKSYRVNLNMIGLDGRPQVKDLRSILAEWLVFRRETVRRRLQYRLDKVLARLHILEGLMIAFLNIDEVIEIIRNEDNPKAELMSRFGLSDKQAEAILDLKLRHLAKLEEMKIKGEQDELAAERDKLELTLGSERRMSTLMKKEIQEAAELYGDERRSPVVERGESKALSEKDLIPSEAVTVVLSEKGWARVAKGHDIDAEGLNYRSGDEYKASARGKSNQPAVFLDSTGRAFATDAHSLPSARSQGEPMTGRFSLAGGATFEHVVMGEEEELYLMATDGGYGFITGFNDLVSKNKNGKALVTVPKGAELIAPISVNDVATDRCMAISNEGRMLIFPLRDLPKLAKGKGNKIISIPSAKVQAREEFVKVLACVPDGASVTLHAGKRKLTLKPSDLEHYYGERGRRGNKLPRGLQRVDEYEIEFTKAEPIEEAPSESLE; encoded by the coding sequence ATGACAGATCCGCAAACCTTGTCTTTACAGGGCATAGAACAACAAACCATGGGGCGTTTTACCGAAGACGCCTACCTCAATTATTCCATGTATGTGATCATGGACCGTGCACTGCCACATATTGGTGATGGTCTAAAACCAGTACAACGTCGAATTGTGTATGCGATGAGTGAGCTGGGTCTTTCAGCTGCCGCTAAGTATAAAAAGTCAGCACGTACGGTCGGTGATGTACTGGGTAAATACCATCCTCATGGTGACAGCGCGTGTTACGAAGCCATGGTATTAATGGCGCAGCCGTTCTCATACCGTTACCCGCTCGTTGATGGTCAAGGTAACTGGGGTGCTGCGGACGATCCAAAGTCGTTTGCGGCAATGCGTTATACCGAAGCCCGATTATCTAAATTCTCAGAAGTGCTGTTAAAAGAACTTGGTCAAGGCACCGTTGATTGGACTCCGAACTTCGATGGCACCATGAACGAACCGCAAGTGCTGCCAGCACGTTTGCCTCATATCTTACTTAATGGCGTAACGGGTATTGCGGTAGGTATGGCGACAGATATACCGCCACATAATGTTCGAGAGTTAGCGTCTGCCTGTTGTACATTACTTGATAAGCCGAAAACAACTCTTGAAGAGTTGTTAGAACTCGTTCAGGCACCTGATTATCCTACGGATGCTGAAATTATCACGCCAAAAGCGGATATTCAGAAAATCTATACCACGGGTAAAGGCTCAATAAAAATGCGTGCGGTTTACACTGAAGAGCAAGGTGAAGTGGTGATCACAGCTTTACCGCATCAGTGTTCGGGTGCAAAAGTATTAGAGCAGATTGCAGCGCAGATGACAGCGAAAAAGCTGCCTATGGTGGCCGACCTTCGCGATGAGTCAGATCATGAAAATCCAACGCGCATTGTGATTGTCCCTCGTTCAAATCGAGTTAAAGTTGAGCCTCTGATGGCGCACCTATTTGCAACCACAGATTTAGAAAAGAGCTACCGTGTTAACCTGAACATGATTGGCTTAGATGGCAGACCGCAAGTTAAAGACTTACGCTCAATCTTAGCGGAATGGCTTGTGTTCCGCCGTGAAACAGTGCGCCGTCGTTTGCAGTATCGTTTAGATAAAGTGCTTGCTCGACTGCATATTTTAGAAGGTTTAATGATTGCCTTCTTAAACATCGACGAAGTTATCGAAATTATCCGTAATGAAGATAATCCAAAAGCAGAGTTGATGTCGCGCTTTGGTTTATCAGACAAGCAAGCTGAGGCCATTCTTGATTTAAAACTTCGTCATTTAGCGAAGCTAGAAGAGATGAAAATCAAAGGCGAGCAAGATGAACTTGCAGCAGAGCGTGACAAGCTAGAGCTAACACTTGGCTCTGAGCGTCGTATGTCGACCTTGATGAAAAAAGAAATTCAAGAAGCCGCTGAGCTTTACGGTGATGAACGCCGCTCACCTGTAGTTGAGCGTGGTGAATCAAAAGCCTTAAGTGAAAAAGATTTAATTCCTTCAGAAGCTGTGACGGTGGTGCTATCTGAAAAAGGCTGGGCGCGTGTAGCCAAAGGCCATGATATTGATGCTGAAGGCTTGAACTATCGTTCAGGCGATGAATATAAAGCCTCAGCACGGGGTAAGAGCAACCAGCCTGCCGTATTCTTAGACAGTACAGGGCGCGCGTTTGCGACGGATGCACATAGTTTACCGTCAGCCAGAAGCCAAGGTGAACCAATGACGGGTCGCTTTAGCTTAGCGGGTGGCGCGACATTTGAACACGTGGTGATGGGCGAAGAAGAAGAGCTTTACCTAATGGCAACCGATGGCGGCTATGGCTTCATCACTGGCTTTAATGACTTAGTCAGTAAGAATAAAAATGGTAAAGCGCTAGTAACTGTGCCGAAAGGAGCTGAACTTATAGCGCCTATTTCTGTGAATGATGTTGCAACCGATCGCTGTATGGCAATTTCGAATGAAGGTCGAATGCTTATTTTCCCACTGCGTGATTTACCAAAACTGGCTAAAGGTAAAGGTAATAAGATCATCTCTATTCCAAGTGCGAAAGTACAAGCACGTGAAGAGTTTGTCAAAGTACTCGCGTGTGTGCCTGATGGTGCATCGGTTACACTACATGCAGGTAAGCGCAAACTAACCCTTAAGCCGAGTGATTTAGAACATTACTATGGTGAACGTGGTCGTCGTGGTAATAAACTACCAAGAGGGCTTCAACGTGTTGATGAATACGAGATTGAGTTTACTAAGGCAGAGCCTATAGAAGAGGCCCCGTCAGAAAGCTTAGAGTAA
- the parE gene encoding DNA topoisomerase IV subunit B has protein sequence MSQQNYNAEAIEVLNGLEPVKRRPGMYTDTTRPNHLGQEVIDNSVDEALAGHATKIDVILHEDNSLEVIDDGRGMPIDIHPEEGIPGVELILTKLHAGGKFSNKNYQFSGGLHGVGISVVNALSTRVEISVRRDAQVYEMAFENGDKVQDLEVTGTVGKRNTGTSVHFWPDASYFDSANFSLSKLNHLLKAKAVLCPGLRIRFINKQTKETQEWHYEAGLEDYLKDAASGFEVLPKSPFTGSFSGSTEGVDWALHWLPEGGESIAESYVNLIPTAQGGTHVNGLRQGLLEAMREFCEFRNLLPRGVKLTPDDIWDKCSYVLSVKMQDPQFAGQTKEKLSSRSCATFVSGIVKDAFSLWLNEHTETAELLAELCISNAQKRMRAAKKVVRKKVTSGPALPGKLTDCSGSETERSELFLVEGDSAGGSAKQARDREFQAIMPLRGKILNTWEVESGQILASQEVHDISVALGIDPDSTDLSGLRYGKICILADADSDGLHIATLLCALFVKHFPTLVKAGHVYVAMPPLFRIDIGKEVYYALDEDEKRGILDRIEAEKKRGKVNVQRFKGLGEMNPMQLRETTMDPNTRRLVQLTLDEEEHTIEMMDMLLAKKRSGDRKSWLEEHGDRAEV, from the coding sequence ATGAGCCAGCAGAATTATAATGCCGAAGCGATAGAAGTTTTAAACGGGTTAGAGCCTGTAAAACGTCGCCCGGGAATGTACACAGATACCACTCGACCTAACCATTTAGGCCAAGAAGTAATAGATAACAGTGTTGATGAAGCATTAGCTGGCCACGCAACCAAGATTGATGTCATCCTGCATGAAGATAACTCACTAGAGGTTATCGATGATGGCCGAGGTATGCCGATTGATATTCACCCAGAAGAAGGCATTCCTGGGGTAGAGCTGATCCTGACTAAACTGCATGCTGGTGGTAAGTTCTCAAACAAAAACTATCAGTTTTCAGGTGGTCTACACGGGGTAGGTATTTCAGTCGTAAACGCCTTGTCAACGCGTGTTGAAATTAGCGTGCGTCGTGATGCTCAAGTCTATGAAATGGCATTTGAAAATGGCGATAAAGTACAAGACCTAGAAGTAACGGGCACGGTAGGTAAGCGCAATACGGGTACTTCAGTCCACTTTTGGCCTGATGCAAGCTACTTTGATTCAGCAAACTTCTCTTTATCTAAACTTAATCACTTATTAAAAGCCAAAGCGGTATTATGCCCTGGTTTACGCATTCGCTTTATCAATAAGCAAACTAAAGAAACGCAAGAATGGCACTATGAAGCCGGCCTTGAAGATTACTTAAAAGACGCAGCTAGCGGTTTCGAAGTATTACCAAAATCACCTTTCACTGGCAGCTTTAGTGGCTCAACAGAAGGTGTCGATTGGGCGCTACACTGGTTACCTGAAGGTGGCGAGTCAATCGCGGAAAGCTACGTAAACTTAATACCGACAGCACAGGGTGGTACACACGTAAATGGTCTTCGCCAAGGTCTATTAGAGGCCATGCGTGAGTTTTGTGAATTCCGTAACTTATTGCCCCGAGGCGTTAAGCTAACCCCAGACGATATCTGGGATAAATGTAGCTATGTGTTATCGGTGAAGATGCAAGACCCACAATTTGCAGGTCAAACCAAAGAAAAATTATCTTCACGTTCATGTGCGACCTTTGTATCGGGCATTGTGAAAGATGCATTTAGCTTGTGGCTAAATGAGCACACAGAAACGGCTGAGCTACTGGCAGAATTGTGTATCAGCAATGCGCAAAAACGTATGCGCGCAGCGAAAAAAGTGGTGCGCAAAAAAGTTACATCAGGTCCAGCATTACCGGGCAAGCTAACCGACTGTTCGGGCAGTGAAACAGAACGCTCAGAGCTCTTTCTAGTAGAGGGTGACTCGGCGGGTGGTTCAGCGAAGCAAGCCCGAGACCGTGAATTCCAAGCTATCATGCCACTGCGCGGTAAAATCCTAAATACCTGGGAAGTTGAATCAGGACAAATTCTAGCATCTCAAGAAGTACATGATATTTCAGTTGCTTTAGGTATCGACCCTGATTCAACTGATTTGTCGGGCCTGCGCTATGGCAAAATTTGTATTCTTGCTGATGCTGACTCAGATGGATTACACATAGCAACACTCTTGTGTGCGCTATTTGTTAAGCATTTCCCAACCTTAGTTAAAGCGGGCCATGTGTATGTGGCAATGCCGCCATTATTCCGTATTGATATTGGTAAAGAAGTTTATTACGCGCTCGATGAAGACGAAAAACGTGGTATTTTAGATAGAATCGAAGCCGAGAAAAAACGCGGTAAAGTGAACGTACAGCGATTCAAAGGTCTGGGTGAAATGAACCCAATGCAGTTACGTGAAACAACCATGGACCCTAATACGCGACGTCTCGTACAGCTGACATTAGACGAAGAAGAGCATACCATTGAAATGATGGATATGCTGCTTGCGAAAAAACGCTCGGGTGACCGTAAATCATGGCTTGAAGAGCATGGCGACAGAGCAGAAGTTTAA
- a CDS encoding YqiA/YcfP family alpha/beta fold hydrolase, protein MVKRVIYIHGFNSSEKSFKAQQFGQWVSTHYPDIEYISPRLHFDPRVAIIQLTQLIDQHTVLLGSSLGGYYATYLSQLYNIKAVVINPAVKPFELLADYLGPQYNPYQDMHYELTLEHVAALQSLFMTHLPHPGRVMLLQQMGDEVLPFEQAVDYFKQCAQHVEFAGDHSFMGFERYFDTVAKFLKIT, encoded by the coding sequence ATGGTTAAACGCGTAATATACATCCACGGGTTTAATAGCTCAGAGAAGTCATTTAAAGCGCAACAGTTTGGACAATGGGTATCAACGCATTATCCTGATATTGAATATATCTCACCGAGATTACACTTTGATCCCAGAGTTGCAATCATTCAGCTAACACAGCTGATTGACCAACATACGGTGTTGTTGGGCAGCTCGTTAGGTGGATATTATGCGACCTATTTGTCGCAGTTGTATAACATTAAAGCAGTTGTGATTAATCCTGCAGTTAAGCCTTTTGAATTATTAGCAGATTACTTGGGACCGCAGTATAATCCCTATCAAGACATGCACTACGAACTTACCTTAGAGCATGTTGCTGCCTTACAATCACTATTTATGACTCATCTTCCACATCCAGGTAGGGTAATGTTGCTTCAGCAAATGGGAGATGAAGTTTTGCCATTTGAGCAAGCAGTTGATTATTTTAAACAATGCGCGCAACATGTAGAGTTTGCCGGTGATCACAGTTTTATGGGTTTTGAGCGTTACTTTGACACCGTTGCCAAATTTCTTAAAATCACGTAA
- a CDS encoding metallophosphoesterase, producing MAWFEQIYTFDTRHLKLAHFTDCHLFANREGEYFSVNTASNLTAIFDFLATQQLDAAIFGGDITQDHTQESYQLFAELLEQSDLTCPVFWLPGNHDELSEYMAIENTQILPHKKLVADGIEVLLLNSKGDTPAGWCTQSHLEELNAHLHETENHVLALCHHHPMPINGYLDKHILENGPQLLNALVESEKIKALIHGHVHNDYSQSFRELPVLATPATSIQFSKATPNWQQQNLGPAVRLIDFSRSAFKTEVIWLNA from the coding sequence ATGGCATGGTTTGAACAAATTTATACTTTTGACACCCGCCATCTAAAACTTGCTCATTTCACTGATTGTCACTTATTCGCAAATAGAGAAGGTGAATACTTTTCTGTAAATACAGCAAGCAATTTAACGGCAATCTTCGATTTCCTTGCTACACAGCAATTAGATGCGGCAATATTTGGTGGCGATATTACCCAAGATCATACTCAAGAATCTTATCAGTTATTTGCAGAGCTTTTGGAGCAAAGTGACTTAACCTGTCCGGTCTTTTGGTTGCCCGGGAATCATGATGAGCTGAGTGAATATATGGCGATTGAAAATACCCAAATACTGCCTCATAAAAAACTAGTTGCAGATGGCATTGAAGTCTTACTGCTGAATTCAAAAGGTGACACGCCAGCAGGTTGGTGTACGCAAAGTCACCTAGAAGAATTAAACGCGCATTTGCATGAAACTGAAAATCATGTGCTTGCGCTATGTCACCACCATCCAATGCCAATCAACGGCTATTTAGACAAACATATATTAGAAAATGGGCCGCAATTATTAAATGCCTTGGTTGAGAGTGAAAAAATAAAGGCACTTATTCACGGCCATGTGCATAACGATTACTCGCAGAGCTTTAGAGAGTTGCCTGTGTTAGCGACGCCTGCGACTTCTATTCAGTTTTCAAAAGCAACCCCTAACTGGCAGCAGCAAAATTTGGGGCCCGCAGTGCGGCTAATTGATTTCTCGCGTTCAGCGTTTAAAACAGAGGTGATATGGTTAAACGCGTAA
- a CDS encoding DUF1249 domain-containing protein encodes MSNVVTRQAYIQSLPKYITLCERNYLRALKVLPEEVVGEKRKIVLANATYEVHIDDCAKYTTDISIKQTSTISDYLPELDIAVRLYHDAKVAEVVHHDFHQRIKPSYGYPNPSMHHKDEKYQLNAFLGDWLMACLESGRVPLNWDVNNGMV; translated from the coding sequence TTGAGTAATGTGGTTACTAGGCAAGCGTATATTCAATCACTCCCCAAGTATATTACTTTGTGTGAGCGTAACTACTTACGCGCTTTAAAAGTATTACCCGAAGAAGTGGTTGGTGAGAAGCGTAAAATCGTATTAGCCAATGCCACTTACGAAGTACATATTGATGACTGTGCAAAATACACCACTGATATTTCGATTAAACAAACCTCAACAATCAGCGACTATCTGCCTGAACTAGATATTGCTGTGCGTTTATACCATGATGCTAAGGTGGCTGAAGTGGTGCATCATGACTTTCATCAGCGCATTAAGCCTTCTTACGGTTACCCAAATCCGAGTATGCACCACAAAGATGAAAAATATCAGTTGAATGCTTTTTTAGGCGATTGGCTGATGGCATGTTTAGAAAGTGGTCGAGTACCTTTAAATTGGGACGTGAACAATGGCATGGTTTGA